One genomic segment of Clostridium saccharoperbutylacetonicum N1-4(HMT) includes these proteins:
- a CDS encoding Ig domain-containing protein, producing the protein MKNYFKKFCLMFVMVFTVISVGLIQNGTMASAATTYDAKTLDTGIYWFGKGNVSQKFVSGESNKYFDSSKPTVIYIHGWQKDKTEKLYREIFNPSHNDSSYGADVDTVNYWVDKGWNIGIFYWNQLSDESEVKDAEAKIWTTSGSKGMRWRKVDGSYNSINVPTVSAAQLFVDDYVKAMKNFSGSEIRLAGHSLGSQMVINGGMLISNLVDSGTISSNILPDRICLLDPFWSKGEKSYLDNKWTGEVSRNYVTSLKTKGVVFEQYKSSNINDLWIGDSNDGMKQLTAFIDVYPDYTGLINQASKHGASRDLYFYSMGFDAPAEMVNGVDTGNDAGYAPTSTSRILEMMNSKYKWTQNAGKSTNTPADDNFNKTTK; encoded by the coding sequence ATGAAAAATTACTTTAAAAAGTTTTGTTTAATGTTTGTTATGGTATTTACAGTTATTAGTGTTGGATTAATTCAAAATGGAACTATGGCTAGTGCGGCTACTACATATGATGCTAAAACATTGGATACTGGTATCTATTGGTTTGGTAAAGGAAATGTATCTCAAAAATTCGTTTCAGGAGAAAGTAATAAATACTTTGACTCTTCTAAGCCAACTGTTATTTATATTCATGGCTGGCAAAAGGATAAAACAGAAAAGCTATATAGAGAAATTTTTAATCCTAGTCACAATGATTCTAGTTACGGTGCTGATGTAGATACTGTGAATTATTGGGTTGATAAAGGATGGAATATAGGTATTTTTTACTGGAATCAATTATCCGATGAATCTGAAGTTAAAGATGCAGAAGCTAAAATTTGGACAACTTCTGGATCTAAAGGTATGAGATGGAGAAAAGTTGACGGTAGCTATAATTCAATCAATGTACCTACTGTATCTGCTGCTCAACTTTTTGTAGATGATTATGTAAAAGCTATGAAAAATTTTTCGGGTAGTGAAATAAGATTGGCAGGTCATTCTTTAGGAAGTCAAATGGTTATAAATGGTGGTATGCTTATCAGTAACTTAGTTGATAGTGGAACAATTAGCAGTAATATTTTACCTGATAGAATATGTTTGCTAGATCCATTCTGGTCAAAGGGTGAAAAATCTTATTTAGACAACAAATGGACTGGGGAAGTTAGCCGTAATTATGTCACATCATTAAAAACAAAAGGTGTTGTTTTTGAACAATATAAGTCAAGTAATATAAATGATCTATGGATTGGAGATAGTAATGACGGAATGAAACAGTTAACTGCTTTTATAGATGTTTATCCTGATTATACTGGTCTGATAAACCAAGCTTCTAAACATGGAGCATCAAGAGATTTATATTTTTATTCAATGGGATTTGATGCTCCAGCCGAAATGGTAAATGGAGTTGATACTGGAAATGATGCAGGATATGCGCCTACTAGTACTTCAAGAATACTTGAAATGATGAATTCAAAATATAAGTGGACACAAAATGCTGGAAAATCTACAAATACTCCTGCTGATGATAATTTCAATAAAACTACTAAATAA
- a CDS encoding Ig-like domain-containing protein produces the protein MKNYFKKFSIMFVMTLVIIGFGIIQNGSSANAADIGWQRYEKTSSYFLYEGSWSYTNGSAYLDAFTYNSSADLRFNFYGSKLRFYSLGRSDHSLNAVINIDGIDYQFKETTSYSNDYSLDFEKNGLELKNHSVVVKKLDANNRCLSFRAIDIDSTGKMLPYDYTTLTALTSETSNAITLKWNTANSSNVTGYNIKRSTTSGGTYETIATSSDTSYTDTNVQLGVTYYYIITPIIASKEGTKSNEAYAICKFNESISLDKSSINVNVGDTQQLTATTTPAGAQVTWTLDNTGVATVDSTGKVTGVKEGSCTITATTANGLTATCVVTVTKETKSISLNKSTTSLTIDDSETLIATTTPAGINVKWSSSDTSVATVDSNGKVTAIGSGTATITATTLDGSNLSASCLVTVAQKGNDPAQAGSEYITNIAHAKGDNTNNPGGEVTIIFHGTADTTLSVVKTADVKDVWVGDNFTYTLVITNTGTKTAKAVVVNDPAPNHIDFNVSGVTTTQGTVDSSSTSKNIIVNVGDIPPTGTVTIKIPATVIA, from the coding sequence ATGAAAAATTATTTTAAAAAGTTTAGTATAATGTTTGTTATGACATTAGTTATTATTGGATTTGGTATCATTCAAAATGGAAGCAGTGCTAATGCAGCCGATATAGGATGGCAAAGATATGAAAAAACATCTTCTTATTTTTTATATGAGGGGAGTTGGTCTTACACTAATGGTTCGGCTTATCTTGATGCATTTACATATAATTCTTCAGCTGACCTTAGATTCAATTTTTATGGAAGCAAGTTGAGATTTTATTCATTAGGGCGTTCTGATCATTCTTTAAATGCTGTAATAAACATAGATGGTATAGATTATCAATTTAAAGAAACAACAAGCTATTCAAATGATTATTCTCTAGATTTTGAGAAAAATGGACTGGAATTAAAGAATCATTCAGTAGTAGTAAAAAAGCTAGATGCTAATAATAGATGTCTATCATTTAGGGCTATAGATATAGATTCAACAGGAAAGATGTTGCCATATGATTATACAACTTTAACAGCTTTAACTAGTGAAACTAGCAATGCTATAACATTGAAGTGGAACACAGCTAATAGTAGTAATGTTACAGGTTATAATATAAAAAGATCAACAACATCAGGTGGAACTTATGAAACAATAGCAACTAGCAGTGATACTAGTTATACAGATACAAATGTACAATTGGGTGTTACTTATTATTATATTATTACACCTATTATCGCTAGTAAAGAAGGAACTAAATCAAATGAAGCTTACGCAATATGTAAATTTAATGAATCAATATCATTAGATAAATCATCAATAAATGTTAATGTAGGTGATACACAACAATTAACAGCAACAACAACTCCAGCAGGAGCACAAGTAACTTGGACATTAGATAATACAGGAGTAGCAACAGTAGATTCAACTGGAAAAGTTACTGGAGTAAAAGAAGGAAGTTGTACAATAACAGCTACAACTGCTAATGGCTTAACTGCAACCTGTGTTGTAACTGTGACTAAAGAAACTAAGTCGATTTCCTTAAATAAGTCAACTACAAGTTTAACAATAGATGATTCAGAAACCTTAATTGCAACAACAACTCCAGCTGGTATAAATGTTAAATGGAGTTCATCTGATACCTCTGTTGCAACAGTAGATTCAAATGGAAAAGTGACAGCTATAGGTTCAGGAACAGCAACAATAACAGCTACAACATTAGATGGAAGCAACTTAAGTGCGTCATGTTTAGTAACTGTAGCACAAAAAGGAAATGATCCAGCACAAGCAGGTTCAGAGTATATAACTAATATTGCTCATGCCAAAGGTGATAATACGAATAATCCTGGCGGAGAGGTTACGATTATATTTCATGGAACAGCTGATACTACATTGAGTGTAGTAAAAACAGCAGATGTAAAAGACGTATGGGTAGGAGATAATTTTACATATACTCTTGTAATCACTAATACTGGGACAAAGACAGCTAAAGCAGTGGTAGTTAATGATCCAGCACCAAATCATATAGATTTTAATGTTAGTGGAGTAACAACTACTCAAGGAACAGTTGATTCAAGTTCGACATCTAAAAATATTATAGTTAACGTTGGAGATATTCCACCTACAGGAACAGTAACAATTAAGATACCAGCAACAGTTATAGCGTAA
- a CDS encoding methyl-accepting chemotaxis protein: MKWFENLKIKQKLISAFIVVVLFIVIVGVIGIANMRAINLNAISMHDYNLESIKQLTTIRQNVSDIRFDVLKIDAQRNMNNQNDALEKEINKLEDENNSIITNYEKSILSDEEKPTFSQLKDNLKTYKSTYELVVKLANENNYTEADIKYSQLSSIRTEIYTNLSDLIKINTNQADNSYSENNLMYKNSLYKIITIASLSLLTAIILGILISVWISKQINKVLKFAEAIGRGDLTQSIKIDTKDEIGNLSKALNKASKNIKDLVNEIINSAGDMSATSEELSATVEEVSSKMEVVNESVEQISKGVQDLSATTEEVSASTEEISANTNGLANRAGEADTAVNEIKKRAVEIKAKATKDIEESNLIYMKNRSDILKAIEEAKVVEEVKMMADSIGGIAEQTNLLALNAAIEAARAGEQGRGFAVVADEVRKLAEQSSQAVVNIQNMVMQVQTAVNKLSQSGENVLDFIDNNVKPNYEFLNKTGMQYGKDAEFVDNIIGEISEASANMNDVIEQIASAIQNVSATAQESAASSEEISNSVNEVTFAISDVAKSAQSQAELAQKLTEMVQKFKV; encoded by the coding sequence ATGAAATGGTTTGAAAATTTAAAAATTAAGCAAAAGTTGATATCCGCATTTATAGTAGTAGTGCTATTTATAGTGATTGTTGGGGTTATTGGTATTGCAAATATGAGAGCAATAAATTTAAATGCAATTTCTATGCATGATTACAATCTAGAATCTATAAAGCAACTAACTACTATAAGGCAAAATGTAAGTGACATAAGATTTGATGTATTAAAGATTGATGCTCAAAGAAATATGAACAATCAAAATGATGCACTTGAAAAAGAAATTAATAAATTAGAAGATGAAAATAATAGTATTATAACAAATTATGAAAAATCAATATTATCTGATGAAGAAAAACCAACATTCTCACAACTTAAAGATAATTTAAAAACATACAAAAGTACATATGAATTAGTTGTGAAACTTGCAAATGAGAACAATTATACAGAGGCTGATATAAAATATTCACAATTATCATCGATAAGGACAGAAATATATACTAATCTGAGTGATTTAATAAAAATAAATACAAATCAGGCAGATAACTCATATAGTGAAAACAACTTAATGTATAAAAATTCTTTATACAAAATAATTACAATAGCATCTTTAAGTTTGCTAACTGCCATTATATTGGGTATTTTGATATCAGTTTGGATTTCAAAGCAGATAAATAAAGTTTTAAAATTTGCTGAAGCAATTGGAAGAGGGGATTTAACTCAATCAATAAAAATTGATACAAAAGATGAAATTGGAAATCTATCTAAAGCACTGAATAAAGCTAGTAAGAACATAAAAGATTTAGTAAACGAGATAATTAATAGCGCTGGCGATATGAGTGCAACAAGTGAAGAACTGTCAGCAACTGTTGAAGAGGTTTCTTCTAAAATGGAAGTAGTAAATGAATCGGTAGAACAAATATCAAAGGGAGTTCAAGATTTAAGTGCTACTACTGAAGAAGTAAGTGCGTCAACAGAGGAAATAAGTGCCAATACAAATGGGCTTGCAAACAGAGCAGGTGAAGCTGATACAGCTGTAAATGAGATAAAAAAACGAGCAGTTGAAATTAAGGCTAAAGCAACAAAGGATATAGAAGAGAGTAATTTAATTTATATGAAAAATCGCTCTGATATCTTAAAGGCTATTGAGGAAGCAAAAGTAGTTGAAGAAGTTAAAATGATGGCTGATTCTATTGGAGGTATAGCTGAACAAACAAATTTATTAGCTTTAAATGCAGCAATCGAAGCGGCAAGAGCTGGAGAGCAGGGAAGAGGCTTTGCTGTAGTTGCAGATGAAGTAAGAAAGCTTGCAGAGCAATCTTCACAGGCAGTTGTAAATATTCAAAATATGGTTATGCAAGTACAAACAGCAGTAAATAAATTATCACAAAGTGGAGAAAATGTACTTGATTTCATTGATAATAATGTAAAACCTAATTATGAATTTCTTAATAAAACAGGTATGCAATATGGGAAGGATGCTGAATTTGTAGATAACATTATAGGCGAAATTTCAGAAGCATCAGCTAACATGAATGATGTGATTGAACAAATAGCATCTGCGATACAAAATGTATCTGCAACTGCACAAGAATCAGCTGCAAGTTCTGAGGAAATATCAAATAGTGTTAATGAAGTAACTTTTGCTATCAGTGATGTGGCAAAATCTGCGCAAAGCCAGGCAGAACTGGCACAAAAGTTAACGGAGATGGTACAAAAATTTAAAGTATAA
- a CDS encoding EamA family transporter, which produces MWFAFAILSAVFAALTSILAKIGIGSINSNLATAIRTAVVLVMAWGIVFITGVQNQVSNINQKSWIFLILSGIATGLSWLCYYKALQIGEVSKVVPVDKFSIVITMILAFVVLKETLTVKTIIGGIFITIGTFVMIL; this is translated from the coding sequence ATGTGGTTTGCATTTGCAATATTGTCTGCAGTATTTGCAGCGCTTACATCTATATTGGCAAAAATAGGTATTGGTAGTATAAACTCGAATTTAGCAACAGCTATACGGACTGCCGTAGTTTTAGTAATGGCTTGGGGGATAGTTTTTATCACAGGTGTACAAAATCAAGTTTCGAATATAAATCAGAAGAGCTGGATTTTCTTAATTCTATCTGGTATTGCTACAGGATTGTCATGGCTTTGCTACTATAAGGCATTGCAGATTGGAGAGGTTTCAAAGGTTGTTCCTGTGGACAAGTTTAGTATTGTTATTACAATGATACTTGCTTTTGTAGTTTTAAAGGAAACATTAACTGTAAAAACAATTATTGGAGGTATATTCATTACTATCGGAACATTTGTTATGATTTTATAG
- a CDS encoding phosphatase PAP2 family protein yields MNMEIFKIINNLANKNIILDKIMIFFSEYGPYIFMAAIVIVFISGLKQKNCENRKIAVSTVVVTVINLIINIIVRSIFHVDRPFVHNKVNLLLPHDSASSFPSNHATGTMSIALGLEKYNKLLSRILTILSIIIGFSRVYVGHHYPMDVIGGYIIVFAVNYIYNLKLRSKVDNLYELVEKKIAERLGKLHSKLFQPKSSN; encoded by the coding sequence ATGAATATGGAGATTTTTAAAATAATAAACAATTTAGCAAATAAAAATATAATTTTAGATAAAATAATGATTTTCTTTTCGGAATATGGTCCTTATATATTTATGGCGGCCATTGTAATAGTATTTATTTCAGGACTTAAACAAAAGAATTGTGAAAATAGAAAAATTGCTGTAAGTACGGTTGTTGTAACAGTAATTAATTTAATTATAAACATAATCGTTAGAAGTATATTTCATGTGGATAGACCTTTTGTTCACAATAAGGTGAATTTATTATTGCCTCATGATTCAGCTTCATCCTTCCCAAGTAATCATGCAACAGGAACAATGAGTATAGCATTGGGACTTGAAAAATACAATAAATTACTTAGTAGAATATTAACTATATTATCAATAATTATTGGTTTTTCAAGGGTTTATGTTGGACATCACTATCCTATGGATGTAATAGGTGGATATATAATTGTTTTTGCAGTAAATTATATTTACAATTTGAAATTAAGAAGTAAAGTTGACAATTTATATGAACTAGTCGAGAAAAAAATAGCAGAAAGATTAGGAAAGTTACACAGTAAATTATTTCAACCAAAAAGTTCAAATTAA
- a CDS encoding response regulator transcription factor codes for MKILFAEDDIRLGKLITHMLKKESKYHAEWVNNGNEALFLASNFHYDLIILDWMMPEMDGITVCRKLREKEYNGAILILTAKDFVSDKVEGLDAGADDFLVKPFEFEELFARIRALSRRGTQQIKADIIQYKDILLNRTTFILQIRGKEIQLTPTEFQLLDLLIINQGCALTREVIHDRVWGYESDVNYNTIDAFIRILRKKIDDAGYPSLIKSIRGVGYRIE; via the coding sequence ATGAAGATATTATTTGCTGAAGACGATATTAGATTAGGTAAACTAATTACTCATATGCTAAAAAAAGAAAGTAAATATCACGCAGAATGGGTCAACAATGGAAATGAAGCCTTGTTCTTGGCTTCTAATTTTCACTATGATTTGATAATATTGGATTGGATGATGCCAGAGATGGATGGAATAACCGTTTGTAGAAAATTACGTGAAAAGGAATATAATGGAGCAATACTAATTTTGACTGCGAAAGATTTTGTATCAGACAAAGTAGAGGGATTGGATGCAGGTGCTGACGATTTTCTTGTGAAGCCTTTTGAATTTGAAGAGTTGTTTGCGCGTATTCGAGCATTGTCAAGAAGAGGCACTCAGCAAATTAAAGCTGATATTATACAATACAAAGATATTTTATTAAATAGAACTACTTTCATATTACAAATAAGGGGAAAAGAAATTCAACTTACACCAACGGAATTTCAACTGTTAGACTTATTAATTATAAATCAAGGCTGCGCATTAACCAGAGAAGTAATCCATGATAGGGTATGGGGATATGAATCTGATGTGAATTATAATACAATAGATGCATTTATACGTATCCTGAGGAAAAAGATTGATGATGCAGGTTATCCGTCTTTGATAAAGAGTATTCGAGGGGTAGGTTATAGGATTGAATAA
- a CDS encoding ATP-binding protein, producing MNNKKDLFSKTRGYLRAFNSRIIITVLFLFIVLTSMVMAVSIYNEQKTELKDIIESEVAELQQIQVDEMDGIDSASQSTTQDDSSYEMFFNYFIKPNGEVIVRDEISTTIRSQILNYISGWKPSEPQIKYNTIKSTDGKIRNILIVAQNVQLKEGQWGTVYVGKDVTYIWSIFQRAFWILLGFSLLFFLISILCSRFMTNKAMKPIIEAYDFQRQFVANVSHELRTPLTVISAGLEVIKLEEKDKLSSFSCEVLEDLQKEVRDSTKLINDLLFLAKTDSRELELIIESINVVNLIKQVARKFQSYAEKQNIKISVKESKEFNIYSDADRLKQILNILVDNSIKYSPNGGSIYLSVGRELFMGEDSVCIKITDQGIGISNEEQKNVFKRFYRVDKQRQYGIGGAGLGLSIASEIISALSGTIEVVSEIGKGSTFIVWLPVEIKKI from the coding sequence TTGAATAATAAAAAAGACTTATTTTCTAAAACCAGAGGGTATTTAAGAGCATTTAACAGTAGAATAATTATTACAGTTCTATTTTTATTCATAGTTCTTACGAGCATGGTGATGGCTGTTAGTATTTACAATGAACAGAAGACAGAACTAAAAGATATAATAGAGTCTGAAGTGGCAGAACTACAACAAATACAAGTTGATGAAATGGATGGGATAGATAGTGCCTCCCAATCTACGACTCAAGATGATAGCTCTTATGAAATGTTTTTCAATTATTTTATAAAACCTAATGGTGAAGTAATTGTAAGGGATGAAATTTCTACCACTATACGATCTCAGATATTAAATTATATAAGTGGATGGAAACCAAGTGAGCCTCAGATAAAATATAATACAATAAAATCAACGGACGGTAAAATAAGAAATATATTAATTGTGGCACAAAATGTACAGCTAAAGGAAGGGCAATGGGGAACGGTATATGTAGGTAAAGATGTTACATATATTTGGAGTATTTTTCAAAGGGCCTTTTGGATTCTTTTGGGATTTTCGTTATTATTTTTTTTGATTTCAATTTTGTGCAGTAGATTTATGACCAATAAAGCTATGAAACCAATTATTGAAGCTTACGATTTTCAACGACAGTTTGTTGCTAATGTGTCACATGAACTTAGAACGCCATTAACAGTTATAAGTGCAGGATTAGAGGTTATAAAATTAGAAGAAAAGGATAAATTGTCGTCTTTTTCTTGTGAGGTACTCGAAGATTTACAAAAGGAAGTAAGAGATTCAACAAAGCTCATCAATGATTTACTATTCTTGGCTAAAACAGATAGTAGAGAATTGGAATTAATTATTGAATCAATAAATGTAGTTAACTTAATTAAGCAAGTGGCAAGAAAATTTCAATCATATGCGGAAAAACAAAATATAAAAATATCAGTAAAGGAATCAAAAGAGTTTAATATATATTCAGATGCAGATAGATTAAAACAAATTTTAAATATATTGGTGGATAATTCTATAAAATACTCACCGAATGGTGGAAGTATATATCTATCAGTAGGACGAGAATTGTTTATGGGAGAAGATAGTGTTTGTATCAAGATAACTGACCAAGGGATTGGTATTAGTAATGAGGAGCAAAAAAATGTATTTAAACGATTTTATCGTGTAGATAAACAAAGACAATACGGCATAGGTGGCGCAGGATTAGGTTTATCTATTGCCAGTGAAATTATATCTGCTCTTAGTGGTACCATTGAGGTAGTAAGTGAAATAGGGAAAGGAAGTACATTTATCGTATGGTTGCCAGTTGAGATTAAAAAAATTTAA
- a CDS encoding fused DSP-PTPase phosphatase/NAD kinase-like protein translates to MKKKKIIYIIGILIITGTLSAAFYVEHMYKANKSIDTKAESIQNGKVNLVIDTENKAVLPKNFRTTKDKINSEKAGDVNLAGMSDLNISGSGALSEKGLAMIKEKIGSKSIIDVDLRQEDHGFVNGMGISWFGDNDQANKGISRDQIIADEKNKLNGISKDKHVAFDKLPKGKSINTISEINNPESVQTEEELAKSLGMSYLRITVTDHEKPLDDQVDLFVGSVKNLQQDTWLHFHCRGGAGRTTTFMAMYDMMHNAKNVSFEDIMKRQTLIGGSDLLKGEDQDESQDRSNFMEEFYNYCKDDKDEFQTSWSEWIKSNKK, encoded by the coding sequence ATGAAAAAGAAAAAAATTATATATATTATAGGAATATTGATAATTACAGGTACATTAAGTGCTGCATTCTATGTGGAACATATGTATAAAGCAAACAAAAGCATAGATACAAAAGCAGAAAGCATACAAAATGGGAAGGTGAATCTTGTAATAGACACTGAAAATAAAGCTGTGCTTCCTAAAAACTTTAGAACTACAAAAGATAAGATTAACAGTGAAAAAGCAGGTGATGTTAATCTGGCAGGAATGTCTGATCTAAATATTTCCGGTAGTGGTGCTCTTTCAGAAAAAGGTTTAGCTATGATAAAAGAAAAAATAGGTAGTAAGTCCATCATAGATGTTGACCTACGTCAAGAAGATCATGGATTTGTTAATGGTATGGGAATAAGTTGGTTTGGAGATAATGATCAAGCTAATAAAGGAATTTCCAGAGATCAAATTATAGCTGATGAGAAAAATAAATTAAATGGAATATCTAAAGATAAACACGTTGCTTTTGATAAGCTGCCTAAAGGTAAATCTATAAATACAATTAGTGAAATTAACAATCCAGAAAGTGTACAAACCGAAGAAGAACTAGCTAAAAGTCTAGGTATGAGTTATCTGAGAATCACTGTAACTGACCATGAAAAACCATTAGATGATCAAGTAGATTTATTTGTTGGATCAGTGAAAAATCTTCAACAGGATACTTGGTTGCATTTTCACTGTAGAGGAGGAGCTGGGAGAACTACTACTTTTATGGCAATGTATGATATGATGCATAATGCAAAAAATGTCAGCTTTGAAGATATAATGAAACGCCAAACTTTAATAGGTGGATCAGATTTATTAAAAGGCGAAGATCAAGATGAAAGTCAAGATAGGTCGAATTTCATGGAAGAATTTTATAATTACTGTAAAGATGATAAAGATGAATTTCAAACATCATGGTCTGAATGGATTAAAAGTAATAAAAAATAG
- a CDS encoding glycosyltransferase family 4 protein encodes MKIGLFTDTYYPQINGVATSVLMLKKYLERRGHQVYVFTTTDPNADSEEINVYRVPSIPFISARRVGMFYNPRLSKIIKRIGLDVIHTHTEFSLGIFGRAMARELSIPLLHTYHTIYEDYTHYLGKLGVFDPIAKMAVRKISINFCDSVDKVIVPTDKVKQLLLSYNVKQDISVIPTGIELTKFSKLNLNSYKIQKIRKSLGIEEKDKILLYIGRLAKEKNIEEILINLKFYLKDKENIKFLLIGDGPEKAILEEKAKELGIDKETIFAGERPWSDIGIYYHLGDVFISASQSETQGLTYIEALASGVPVVAKADKCLDGVIENNVNGYTFFTQDDFGNALDSILNNNLKKETLSIGALKSSKEFSAEHFANRMEELYIKMLSVDFYRYYIINS; translated from the coding sequence ATGAAGATAGGACTTTTTACTGACACATATTATCCACAAATCAATGGAGTAGCAACTTCTGTTCTGATGCTTAAAAAATATCTTGAGAGGCGTGGACATCAAGTATACGTATTTACAACAACAGATCCAAATGCTGATAGTGAAGAAATAAATGTATATAGAGTACCAAGTATACCTTTTATAAGTGCAAGGCGTGTTGGAATGTTCTATAATCCACGTCTATCAAAAATTATAAAAAGAATAGGACTTGACGTGATTCATACACATACAGAATTTTCTCTTGGTATTTTTGGGAGAGCTATGGCTAGAGAATTAAGTATTCCTCTTTTACATACATATCACACTATATACGAAGATTATACACATTATTTAGGAAAACTTGGAGTATTTGATCCTATTGCTAAAATGGCAGTAAGGAAAATAAGCATAAATTTTTGTGACTCAGTAGATAAAGTAATTGTTCCTACAGATAAAGTAAAACAATTACTTTTATCCTACAATGTAAAACAAGATATTTCTGTTATACCTACAGGAATAGAACTTACAAAATTCTCTAAACTTAATTTAAATTCTTATAAAATACAAAAGATAAGAAAGAGTCTTGGAATTGAAGAAAAGGATAAAATTTTACTTTATATTGGTAGATTAGCAAAAGAAAAAAATATTGAAGAAATTTTAATTAACTTGAAGTTTTATTTAAAAGATAAAGAAAATATTAAATTTCTATTAATTGGTGATGGACCAGAAAAAGCTATTTTAGAAGAAAAGGCAAAAGAACTTGGAATCGATAAAGAAACAATATTTGCAGGGGAAAGGCCATGGAGTGATATTGGAATATATTATCATTTAGGAGATGTTTTTATAAGTGCATCACAAAGTGAAACTCAAGGACTTACTTATATTGAAGCCTTAGCTTCAGGAGTACCTGTTGTAGCAAAAGCTGATAAATGTTTAGATGGTGTAATAGAAAATAATGTTAATGGATATACATTCTTTACGCAAGACGATTTTGGAAATGCTTTAGATTCGATTCTCAATAATAATTTAAAGAAGGAGACCTTGTCTATTGGAGCATTAAAATCCTCAAAAGAATTTTCTGCTGAACATTTTGCAAATAGAATGGAAGAATTGTATATAAAAATGCTTTCAGTAGATTTTTATAGATATTATATAATCAATAGTTAA
- a CDS encoding zinc dependent phospholipase C family protein, protein MKIRTHVKLAELAFRNIKVVPKGFSKVMFNFGLVMVDQSWLVKTHPHYMQKSFKYVIEKLEELLSIKRFNGYYSMQLGVVIHYLCDFCCNAHISGSVGNIISHVKYERELQMYLLDNFEELGNHFNKKANNRIKRLNNITKIKEAIENILDNYMKNQASYFWDIKQCVKITSVVCSNVFAYNENLSRKIVLTEGIGYS, encoded by the coding sequence ATGAAAATTAGGACTCATGTAAAACTTGCAGAATTAGCATTTCGGAACATAAAAGTAGTTCCGAAAGGATTCTCTAAAGTTATGTTCAATTTTGGACTTGTCATGGTTGATCAAAGCTGGCTTGTAAAAACACATCCACATTATATGCAAAAATCTTTTAAATATGTTATTGAAAAATTAGAAGAACTTTTATCAATAAAAAGGTTCAACGGTTATTATTCAATGCAGCTTGGTGTAGTTATTCATTATTTATGTGATTTTTGTTGTAATGCACATATATCTGGATCTGTAGGTAATATAATATCCCATGTAAAGTATGAGCGGGAATTACAAATGTATTTATTAGATAATTTTGAGGAACTAGGAAACCATTTTAATAAGAAAGCAAATAATAGGATAAAGAGATTAAATAATATTACTAAAATAAAGGAAGCAATTGAAAATATTTTAGATAATTATATGAAAAATCAAGCATCTTATTTTTGGGATATTAAGCAATGTGTTAAGATAACATCGGTAGTATGCTCGAATGTATTTGCCTATAATGAGAATTTATCAAGAAAAATTGTATTAACTGAAGGAATTGGCTACTCATGA